The sequence CTTTATTCGGGTCGACAGAACGGCGTAGGTTTCCTGCATCGTCGACGATGGCGTAGTGGCCCGTCGCCACGGCGTCGAAGCCGAGGGTGCGGGCGCGTTCTAGTAGTGCAGAAAACTTGATTTTTTCGTTGCACCGCAAGCACGGATTAGGCGTCTCACCAGCAGCGTAGGACTCAATAAAGTTATCGATGACCTCAAGTTTGAATTTGTCGGAGAAGTCCCACACATAAAATGGTATTCCTAGGTGATCGCAGACTCGGCGGGCATCAGCTGAATCTTCTAAAGAACAGCACCCGCGGGCAGAGTCGCGCGTTTGCTGGGCATCCTGAGACAGCGCCATGTGCACACCAACCACATCATGGCCTGCGTCCACGAGGCGGGCGGCCGCCACTGAGGAATCGACACCGCCGGACATAGCTACGAGAACACGCATGTCAGGCAGTGTACCCTGTATGTCCATGGCCAGAAAACAGCAGGAAAACCACTCCTACGAGATAGATACCGGCATCGCCGAGGTCGTCGAGGAACCGGACGGGTCGGTCACTCTTTTGGTCAACGGGGTACCCTCCTCCAATAATGTTGCCGGCGCTCCGGAACGCCTGGAGTTCGAATACATGCGGTGGATTGTGGCAGCTGTCGAAGAGTTCGCTCCCGCAGAGCTCAAGCGGCCCCGTCTGACTCATCTCGGCGGCGCTGGATGCTCCTTAGCACGCTATTTCGCACACGTTTGGCCAACATCACGCAATACGGTAGTTGAGATCGATATGGAATTAGCCCAGCTCGTAAGGCAGATATTTGATATTCCCAAGTCCCCTTCCGTTAAGATTCGCGTCGGCGACGCCCGTGAGGAAACCACTAACTTCTACCCGTCGAGCAGGGATGTCATCATCCGCGATGTCTTCGCGGGCGCGTCCACGCCCCGCAACCTCACGACAGTTGAATTCTTCTCTGCGGCCAGGGCATCGCTTGCCGACGACGGCCTCTACGTTGCCAACTGTGGCTCTCACGCAGATCTTATTAACGCCAAGGACGAGCTCGCGGGAATGTGCGAAGTGTTCCCTGACGTGGCTGTTATCGCTGATCCGCCCATGCTGAAAGGGCGCCGTTACGGCAATATCATCCTGCTGGGTGCCAATCGGCGCCTAGTCGATGATGGAGCGTTGACTCGGCGGCTTTTGCAGGGCGCCGTTCCCGCTCATTTTAAGGATGCTGCGTGGGCAACTGCGCTTGC comes from Corynebacterium cystitidis and encodes:
- a CDS encoding spermidine synthase, which codes for MARKQQENHSYEIDTGIAEVVEEPDGSVTLLVNGVPSSNNVAGAPERLEFEYMRWIVAAVEEFAPAELKRPRLTHLGGAGCSLARYFAHVWPTSRNTVVEIDMELAQLVRQIFDIPKSPSVKIRVGDAREETTNFYPSSRDVIIRDVFAGASTPRNLTTVEFFSAARASLADDGLYVANCGSHADLINAKDELAGMCEVFPDVAVIADPPMLKGRRYGNIILLGANRRLVDDGALTRRLLQGAVPAHFKDAAWATALARKGTARHDTRHDAQLFGTC